The following are from one region of the Hymenobacter radiodurans genome:
- a CDS encoding DUF4982 domain-containing protein, translating into MERKPGVALRKAPTPSFPLNPNQKEEWSKWEWHDVVADWTWPGQENKPLTVEVYSSCEEVELFLNGKSLGVKPTTRATKFMATWSVPYQPGELKAIGRTSNKEVSTATLKSADKPVRISLTPDRQTIKANGQDLSYITVELVDSKGVRNPKVENALKFELIGPGTIVGVGNANPRSTESYQRPQRNAWQGRALVIVKSSEQMGKITLRASADSLPVAEVAVVAE; encoded by the coding sequence GTGGAAAGAAAACCAGGTGTCGCTCTTCGTAAAGCCCCCACGCCTTCTTTCCCCTTAAATCCGAACCAAAAAGAAGAGTGGAGCAAATGGGAATGGCACGACGTGGTGGCCGATTGGACCTGGCCGGGCCAGGAAAATAAGCCCCTGACTGTGGAAGTGTATTCATCCTGCGAGGAGGTCGAGCTGTTCCTCAATGGCAAGAGCCTCGGCGTAAAACCCACCACCCGCGCCACCAAGTTTATGGCCACCTGGAGCGTGCCGTATCAGCCCGGCGAGCTAAAAGCCATTGGCCGTACCAGCAACAAAGAGGTCAGCACTGCCACGCTAAAATCGGCTGACAAACCTGTTCGGATTTCCCTCACCCCCGACCGCCAAACGATTAAGGCCAACGGCCAGGACCTTAGCTACATCACCGTAGAGCTTGTCGACAGCAAAGGGGTACGCAACCCGAAGGTCGAAAATGCCTTGAAGTTTGAATTGATTGGCCCTGGCACTATTGTCGGAGTCGGGAACGCCAACCCACGCAGCACCGAGAGCTACCAGCGCCCCCAGCGCAACGCTTGGCAAGGGCGGGCTCTGGTTATTGTTAAATCGAGTGAGCAGATGGGAAAGATCACGTTGCGCGCTAGCGCAGATAGTTTGCCAGTTGCGGAAGTAGCGGTAGTTGCAGAGTGA
- a CDS encoding DUF4348 domain-containing protein, translating into MAIIAFWLGGCQNNNAENKTVNIDGRTEGVVASEPFDEFYNRFTNDSVFQIQRINFPLPGINTDEMDISDKVYYWQKDQWIMYKGIPSQIDTADFQVKKIRSDSVAIDEVAQKNVSFGSKYTFKIKSGKWFLVYYEDINL; encoded by the coding sequence ATGGCAATAATAGCATTTTGGTTAGGAGGGTGCCAGAATAATAATGCTGAAAATAAAACCGTCAACATAGATGGACGCACCGAAGGCGTTGTTGCTTCAGAGCCATTTGATGAGTTTTACAACAGATTTACAAATGATAGCGTTTTTCAAATACAAAGGATAAACTTTCCATTACCAGGCATAAACACTGATGAAATGGATATAAGTGATAAAGTATATTATTGGCAAAAAGATCAATGGATAATGTACAAAGGCATTCCAAGTCAGATTGATACTGCGGATTTTCAAGTTAAAAAAATACGTTCAGATAGTGTTGCTATTGATGAAGTGGCACAAAAGAATGTTTCTTTTGGGTCAAAATATACTTTCAAGATTAAGTCAGGTAAGTGGTTTCTAGTTTATTACGAAGATATTAATCTGTAA
- a CDS encoding SusC/RagA family TonB-linked outer membrane protein, translating to MTIRGFSSITGSNQPLFVIDGVPIDNSGGANSVNSGVATSNRAADINPDDIESISVLKGAAATVLYGSRAASGVILITTKKGKAGTKNLITFSSNYGAGRINRFPDFQNEYAQGNNGTYANNVPGSWGPRITGQTVTNWFGEEEVLQAYPDNVRDILQTSTFLQNNLSFSGANDKSNYRISYGNTYETGLVPGNELKRNSFNINLGTSLTDKLTVNTSINYINNGSERTQAGNQGSNPLWRGIYTPRSYNLSGVPYQDELGNQRWFAAEDQPYWAIEHVTYSDETNRVFGNLNLAYDFTDWLRADFRIGGDVFSTRSKGFDDKGIRSNGNTNSAGAGGIRDAELFSRDINSYLTVTGNRNLGPDFRLTATLGNEVISNYSSTINAVGLGIVVPGFDNLKNFLSYNPSGSMTERRLMGFFGDFILDYKNFLTLNIKGRNDFSSTLTKENRSIFYPAVAVSFVPTDAFPQLKGNILSSAKIRANVGEVGKGAAVYSTSTYWGQASAADGWGSTTVNFPFNGLAGFTYNNSAGNPNLKPEFTREIELGTELSFFQNRLYLDASVYKRDTRNLIFAVPVPATSGFTSSITNAGKLSTKGLEVLLSGSPIKTANFRWESILNFTTFRTVVEELAPGVERLTIGGFTSPNTQAVAGQQYGLIYSTDYLKDEQGRLRIGANGLPLTAPGVSAIGNPNPRFTMGLTNTFTYKGLSLSFLLDWKYKGDILSRTVGDLRIQGVAAETAEFARFNADGTPNKPYLFEGVLADGRPNDVYVTAQDYWGLRGKYVAWAGYVHDASFVKLREANLSYSLPQPLLAKVGFIDALQVSLYGRNLFVHAPNYPHLDPEQNLQGVSNSRGLEFGIQPVARTVGASLRATF from the coding sequence ATCACCATCCGGGGATTTTCCAGTATCACGGGCAGCAATCAGCCCTTGTTCGTGATCGATGGCGTGCCCATTGACAACAGCGGGGGCGCCAACAGTGTGAACTCCGGGGTAGCCACCTCCAACCGGGCGGCAGATATCAATCCGGACGATATCGAAAGCATTAGCGTGCTGAAAGGCGCCGCTGCCACCGTGCTCTATGGGTCGCGGGCGGCGTCCGGCGTTATCCTCATCACCACTAAAAAAGGCAAAGCGGGTACCAAGAACCTGATTACCTTCTCCTCCAACTACGGCGCTGGGCGAATAAACCGGTTTCCTGACTTTCAGAATGAGTATGCCCAGGGCAACAATGGCACGTACGCCAACAATGTCCCCGGCTCGTGGGGGCCGCGCATCACCGGGCAGACCGTCACCAATTGGTTTGGGGAGGAAGAGGTGCTGCAAGCCTACCCGGATAATGTGCGCGACATTCTGCAGACCTCGACCTTTCTCCAGAATAACCTGAGCTTCTCCGGAGCGAACGATAAAAGCAACTACCGCATCTCCTACGGCAATACCTATGAAACGGGACTGGTACCGGGCAATGAGCTGAAGCGCAACTCTTTCAACATCAATCTGGGCACGAGCTTAACGGACAAGCTGACGGTCAACACCTCCATCAACTACATCAACAACGGCTCGGAGCGCACCCAGGCCGGCAACCAAGGCTCCAATCCGCTCTGGCGAGGCATCTATACGCCCCGAAGCTATAACCTGTCGGGGGTGCCTTACCAAGATGAGTTGGGTAACCAGCGCTGGTTTGCCGCCGAGGATCAGCCCTACTGGGCCATCGAGCACGTGACCTACTCGGACGAGACAAACCGGGTATTTGGTAACCTAAACCTCGCCTATGACTTTACCGACTGGCTGCGAGCCGACTTCCGCATTGGGGGTGACGTATTTTCTACGCGCAGCAAAGGCTTTGACGACAAAGGCATCCGCAGCAACGGCAACACCAACTCGGCCGGTGCCGGCGGCATCCGGGACGCCGAGCTCTTTTCCCGCGACATTAACTCCTACCTCACGGTAACGGGCAACCGCAACCTCGGGCCCGACTTCCGCCTCACCGCCACCTTGGGCAACGAGGTAATCTCTAACTATAGCAGCACGATAAACGCCGTTGGCCTGGGTATCGTGGTTCCGGGATTCGATAACCTGAAGAACTTCCTGTCTTATAACCCTTCCGGTAGCATGACGGAGCGCCGGCTGATGGGCTTCTTCGGCGACTTCATTCTGGATTACAAAAACTTCCTCACCCTGAACATCAAGGGCCGCAACGACTTTTCCTCAACGCTGACCAAGGAAAACCGCTCGATCTTCTATCCGGCGGTAGCGGTGAGCTTCGTGCCGACCGATGCCTTTCCCCAGTTAAAAGGGAACATCCTCTCTTCGGCGAAGATTCGGGCCAACGTGGGAGAAGTAGGCAAGGGGGCCGCCGTGTACAGCACCAGCACTTACTGGGGCCAGGCCAGTGCCGCCGATGGCTGGGGCTCCACCACGGTTAACTTTCCCTTTAATGGCTTAGCGGGCTTCACCTACAACAACTCCGCCGGCAATCCCAACCTCAAGCCCGAGTTTACGCGGGAGATAGAGCTAGGCACCGAACTCAGCTTCTTCCAGAATCGCCTCTACCTCGACGCCTCGGTCTATAAGCGAGATACCCGCAACCTGATCTTCGCCGTGCCGGTGCCGGCGACCTCGGGCTTTACTAGCTCCATCACCAATGCTGGCAAGCTCTCGACCAAGGGGCTGGAGGTGCTGCTGTCGGGGAGTCCTATTAAAACCGCAAATTTCCGCTGGGAGTCCATTCTCAACTTCACCACCTTCCGCACCGTGGTCGAGGAGCTGGCCCCGGGCGTCGAAAGACTGACCATTGGGGGCTTTACTTCCCCAAACACCCAGGCCGTGGCCGGCCAGCAGTACGGCCTGATCTACTCGACCGACTACCTCAAGGACGAGCAGGGCAGGCTCCGGATTGGGGCCAACGGGCTGCCGCTGACGGCGCCCGGCGTATCGGCCATTGGTAACCCAAATCCGCGGTTTACTATGGGCCTGACCAATACTTTCACCTACAAAGGCTTGAGCCTGTCCTTCCTGCTAGATTGGAAGTACAAAGGGGATATTCTCTCCCGAACTGTTGGTGATTTACGAATTCAGGGAGTAGCGGCTGAAACGGCTGAGTTCGCACGTTTTAACGCAGATGGTACCCCAAACAAACCGTACCTGTTCGAAGGGGTTTTGGCTGATGGCCGACCTAACGATGTGTATGTAACAGCCCAGGACTATTGGGGCTTGCGTGGCAAGTATGTCGCTTGGGCCGGCTACGTCCACGATGCCTCATTTGTGAAGCTGCGCGAGGCGAACCTGAGCTATAGCCTGCCCCAGCCGCTGCTGGCCAAAGTAGGCTTTATCGATGCGCTCCAGGTTTCGCTGTACGGCCGCAACCTGTTCGTGCACGCGCCGAACTACCCGCACCTCGATCCCGAGCAGAACCTGCAAGGGGTGAGCAACTCCCGCGGGCTGGAGTTTGGTATTCAGCCTGTAGCCCGGACAGTCGGGGCCAGCTTACGGGCTACCTTCTAA
- a CDS encoding glycoside hydrolase family 2 TIM barrel-domain containing protein codes for MVLRLWHLQARLAYGATPRARGALGAFFTTPKITPTEAQVKAQTKVANESSQSAQIRLVTYLRNPQGREVARTESKQTVAAGASATLVQTLVVKSPERWSVEKPALYTAFTEVYQGQQLLDQVETPFGIRSISFDAQHGFRLNGQTVKLKGGCIHHDNGPLGTRAYDRAEERKIELLKASGYNAIRCSHNPPSPTLLAACDRLGMLVIDEAFDMWRHGKNPHDYHLYFDKWWQQDVASMVQRDRNHPSIILWSLGNEIPERGTPEGVKTARQLADYIRTLDSTRAITAAVNGLGPDKDPYFAVLDVAGYNYAAGGDHHQADIYAKDHARLPKRIMYGAESYPLEAFGSWMGVLDHPYVVGDFVWTAVDYIGEASIGWLGYWQYQQFYPWNLAFCGDIDICGWKRPQSYYREALWKENQVSLFVKPPRLLSP; via the coding sequence CTGGTACTCCGGCTCTGGCATTTACAGGCACGTCTGGCTTACGGTGCTACACCCCGTGCACGTGGAGCCCTGGGGGCTTTTTTCACTACCCCGAAAATAACCCCGACGGAAGCCCAGGTAAAAGCGCAGACCAAAGTAGCCAATGAGAGCAGTCAGTCGGCCCAAATAAGGCTCGTTACCTACCTGCGCAACCCCCAGGGACGCGAGGTAGCCCGCACCGAATCGAAGCAAACGGTGGCTGCCGGTGCCTCGGCTACGCTCGTGCAGACCCTGGTCGTAAAGTCGCCGGAGCGGTGGTCGGTGGAGAAGCCCGCCCTGTATACCGCCTTCACGGAAGTTTACCAAGGTCAGCAGTTGCTCGACCAGGTAGAAACGCCGTTCGGAATTCGCTCCATCTCGTTTGATGCGCAACATGGCTTTCGCCTGAATGGCCAAACCGTAAAGCTGAAAGGTGGCTGTATTCACCACGACAACGGTCCGCTGGGCACCCGCGCCTACGACCGGGCCGAGGAGCGCAAAATTGAGCTATTGAAAGCCAGCGGCTACAATGCCATTCGCTGCTCCCACAATCCACCTTCACCCACCCTGCTTGCTGCCTGCGACCGGCTCGGGATGCTCGTCATCGACGAGGCATTTGATATGTGGCGCCATGGCAAAAATCCTCACGATTACCATCTGTACTTTGATAAATGGTGGCAACAGGACGTGGCCAGCATGGTACAGCGCGACCGCAACCACCCGTCTATCATTCTGTGGAGTCTTGGCAATGAGATACCGGAGCGCGGCACGCCAGAGGGCGTAAAAACTGCCCGCCAGCTGGCCGATTACATTCGCACATTGGATTCGACGCGAGCTATCACCGCCGCCGTCAACGGCCTCGGTCCCGACAAAGACCCCTACTTTGCCGTGCTCGATGTGGCGGGCTATAACTACGCGGCCGGCGGCGATCATCACCAGGCTGATATCTACGCGAAGGACCACGCCCGCCTGCCCAAACGCATTATGTACGGCGCCGAGTCGTATCCGCTGGAAGCTTTCGGGAGTTGGATGGGCGTGCTAGACCACCCGTATGTGGTAGGCGACTTCGTCTGGACCGCCGTGGACTACATTGGCGAGGCTAGCATCGGCTGGCTGGGCTATTGGCAATACCAGCAATTTTACCCCTGGAACCTGGCCTTCTGCGGCGATATCGACATTTGCGGCTGGAAGCGCCCGCAGTCGTATTACCGCGAAGCACTGTGGAAAGAAAACCAGGTGTCGCTCTTCGTAAAGCCCCCACGCCTTCTTTCCCCTTAA
- a CDS encoding sugar-binding domain-containing protein — MKLPLTLLSLLLAMTLHAQPRPAKTTLFDAGWRFHRGGAQGAEKPTFDDKQWRPLDLPHDWSIEDMPGTASPFNPDAISQANGGFTTGGTGWYRKTFVLPAAQKGQRIQLQFDGVYMNSQVWLNGKLLGAHPYGYTSFWYDITDKVQFGTDNVVAVQVRNEGENSRWYSGSGIYRHVWLTVLHPVHVEPWGLFSLPRK, encoded by the coding sequence ATGAAGTTACCCCTGACTTTGCTCTCGCTGCTGCTTGCTATGACGTTGCACGCCCAACCCCGCCCTGCCAAAACCACTCTGTTTGATGCTGGCTGGCGATTTCACCGCGGCGGCGCGCAAGGAGCCGAGAAGCCCACCTTCGACGATAAGCAGTGGCGCCCCCTCGACCTGCCCCACGACTGGAGCATCGAAGATATGCCCGGCACTGCCTCGCCCTTCAACCCGGACGCCATCAGTCAGGCCAATGGTGGTTTTACGACTGGTGGCACCGGCTGGTATCGCAAAACCTTTGTGCTGCCTGCTGCTCAGAAAGGGCAACGCATTCAGCTCCAGTTTGATGGCGTGTACATGAACTCCCAGGTGTGGCTGAATGGCAAACTACTGGGCGCGCACCCCTACGGCTACACCAGCTTTTGGTATGACATCACCGATAAGGTACAATTCGGGACCGATAATGTGGTGGCCGTACAGGTCAGAAACGAGGGCGAGAACAGCCGCTGGTACTCCGGCTCTGGCATTTACAGGCACGTCTGGCTTACGGTGCTACACCCCGTGCACGTGGAGCCCTGGGGGCTTTTTTCACTACCCCGAAAATAA
- a CDS encoding FKBP-type peptidyl-prolyl cis-trans isomerase → MAQISENKVVTITYDLSVTDENNEKVLVESAEADSPMVFLFGHSGLPEEFENQLDGKQAGDSFNFSLTPDQAYGDYDQQAVVAIPKQVFEIDGQIDEEMLQEGNFLPMSDNEGHQMQGKIVSIGDTEVQMDFNHPLAGMVMHFDGQVAAVRDATQEELAHGHVHGEGGHHH, encoded by the coding sequence ATGGCTCAAATCAGCGAAAACAAAGTCGTTACCATCACCTACGATCTAAGCGTGACGGACGAAAACAACGAAAAAGTATTAGTCGAATCTGCCGAGGCGGACAGCCCCATGGTGTTTCTGTTTGGCCACAGCGGCCTGCCTGAGGAGTTTGAAAATCAGCTCGATGGCAAACAGGCCGGCGACTCGTTCAACTTCTCCCTCACCCCCGACCAGGCCTACGGCGACTACGACCAGCAAGCCGTCGTAGCCATTCCCAAGCAAGTATTCGAAATCGATGGCCAGATAGATGAGGAGATGCTCCAGGAAGGCAACTTCCTGCCTATGTCCGACAACGAAGGCCACCAGATGCAAGGTAAAATCGTGTCTATCGGCGACACGGAAGTACAAATGGACTTCAACCATCCCCTGGCCGGTATGGTCATGCACTTCGACGGCCAAGTAGCCGCCGTCCGCGACGCAACGCAAGAAGAGCTAGCCCACGGCCACGTGCACGGCGAGGGTGGACATCATCATTAA
- a CDS encoding MBL fold metallo-hydrolase, whose product MKSLLLLTSALVALALPAPAQPTSPAAAPRVPADQIATSKGPLTVQPITHGSVVFTWNKKTVYVDPYGGAAAYAGLAPPDVILITDIHGDHLDPKTLAGLSVGKALLIVPPAVAERLPAGYKAQVRILRNGQRLDTLGLRVSALPMYNLPEAADSRHPKGRGNGYVLMLGGKNVYVSGDTEDIAEMRALQGIDVAFVCMNLPYTMDITQAAQAVLAFRPGVVYPYHYRGENGLSDVKGFKQAVNAANPKIDVRLRDWYPAAP is encoded by the coding sequence ATGAAATCTCTTCTTCTACTCACCAGCGCGCTGGTAGCGTTAGCGCTGCCCGCGCCGGCCCAACCCACTTCCCCCGCTGCCGCGCCACGCGTACCCGCCGACCAAATTGCCACCAGCAAAGGTCCTCTTACGGTGCAGCCCATCACCCACGGCAGCGTGGTCTTTACCTGGAACAAGAAAACGGTGTACGTGGATCCCTATGGGGGCGCGGCAGCCTATGCCGGCCTGGCCCCGCCCGATGTGATCCTTATCACGGATATCCATGGAGACCACCTAGACCCGAAGACGCTAGCAGGCCTCTCAGTGGGCAAAGCTCTGCTGATCGTTCCCCCGGCGGTTGCTGAGCGGTTGCCGGCGGGGTATAAGGCACAGGTGCGCATTTTGCGCAACGGCCAGCGGCTCGATACGCTGGGCCTGAGGGTATCGGCATTGCCCATGTATAACTTGCCCGAAGCGGCGGACTCGCGTCACCCCAAAGGCCGGGGTAATGGCTACGTGCTGATGTTAGGGGGCAAAAACGTCTATGTGTCCGGCGACACAGAAGACATTGCCGAGATGCGTGCCCTGCAGGGCATCGACGTGGCTTTTGTGTGCATGAACCTGCCCTACACTATGGATATAACCCAAGCCGCGCAGGCCGTGTTGGCCTTCCGTCCGGGCGTCGTGTATCCCTACCATTACCGGGGAGAGAACGGCCTGAGCGACGTAAAGGGCTTTAAGCAAGCAGTCAACGCAGCCAACCCCAAAATTGACGTGCGGCTGCGCGACTGGTATCCGGCGGCCCCGTAA
- a CDS encoding carboxypeptidase-like regulatory domain-containing protein → MMRKLLSVFVFFGLCQIALAQDKEISGTVVSKEDNSPMPGVTLVLEGTTRGTQTDVGGKFSLQAPEGATLVVSFIGFLTQKIPVTKQSVYNISIAQDSKLLNEVVVTSFGIERDKKSLGYGVSGVSAEQITKAPVADVTNALAGKVAGVQISGTGGGLPVPTSPSGDFPVSRAAISPCS, encoded by the coding sequence ATGATGAGAAAACTACTCTCCGTCTTTGTGTTCTTCGGCCTCTGCCAAATAGCCCTCGCCCAGGACAAAGAAATTTCAGGTACCGTTGTTTCCAAGGAAGACAACTCCCCTATGCCGGGCGTCACGCTGGTGCTCGAAGGCACCACCCGAGGCACCCAAACTGATGTGGGGGGCAAATTTAGCTTACAGGCCCCCGAGGGTGCCACGCTGGTTGTTTCATTCATTGGCTTCCTGACGCAGAAAATACCCGTCACGAAGCAAAGCGTGTACAACATCTCCATTGCCCAAGACTCGAAGCTGCTCAACGAAGTAGTAGTTACCTCCTTCGGCATTGAACGGGACAAGAAATCGCTGGGGTACGGGGTAAGTGGGGTCAGCGCTGAGCAGATCACCAAGGCCCCCGTAGCCGATGTCACCAATGCGCTGGCGGGCAAAGTGGCCGGGGTGCAGATCTCCGGTACCGGGGGGGGCTTGCCAGTTCCAACATCACCATCCGGGGATTTTCCAGTATCACGGGCAGCAATCAGCCCTTGTTCGTGA
- a CDS encoding AAA domain-containing protein, with product MSEQHILTDPYALEKELRKVQALLKLEQQEDLEQFKIKSAKTTIAERQHRGLTWYPVKITKEEIGFGGKLVLELERPASQNSLHLFQVGRNAALFGNIPNRAGSDRPTLNGVITAVRRNKILLATNKEDLPDWVDEGKLGVDLTFDEVSYREMDYALGKVMGAYENRLAELRDVLLGGKLARFKPDAEANLYYPSPLNESQLAAVRHVLAAQDVAIIHGPPGTGKTTTLVQAIIETIRRERRVLVCAPSNTAVDLLTEKLAERGVNVIRMGNPSRVSDLLLEHTLDAQIMSHKSYSELKSMRQTAEQYREMAGKFKRHFGWEEREQRRMLKEQAHQLLQESDQLERYITEDLLEKVQVITCTLVGAGNRAIRHLTYETVFIDEAAQALEPGCWIPITRANRVVLAGDHCQLPPTVKSEQAARDGLRETLFEKCIQRQPDVARMLEVQYRMHEQIMAFSSAQFYDNKLIAHPTVRHADLPDYDLRFAPDLAVEFLDTAGFGFQEMGIAESRSVANPEEADLLLRRLTELLAAYVPEDHLEDLLTVGVIAPYRSQINYLKDKVEETPELAEMTTHRLLTVGTVDAFQGQERDIICVSMTRSNSAGDIGFLSDIRRMNVGMTRARRKLLIVGDSSTLGRHPFYRDFLDYVESIGAYRTAWEMQ from the coding sequence TTGTCTGAACAACATATCCTCACCGACCCTTACGCGCTGGAAAAAGAGCTGCGTAAGGTGCAGGCCCTGCTGAAGCTGGAGCAGCAGGAAGACCTGGAGCAATTCAAAATCAAGAGTGCCAAAACCACCATTGCTGAGCGCCAACACCGTGGCCTCACCTGGTATCCGGTTAAGATTACCAAGGAAGAAATTGGCTTTGGCGGCAAGCTGGTGCTCGAACTAGAGCGCCCGGCCAGCCAGAACAGTCTGCACTTATTTCAAGTGGGTCGCAATGCCGCTCTTTTTGGCAATATTCCCAACCGCGCCGGCTCCGACCGGCCCACGCTCAACGGCGTGATTACGGCCGTGCGCCGCAACAAAATCCTGCTCGCTACTAATAAGGAAGACCTCCCCGACTGGGTCGATGAAGGCAAGCTGGGCGTGGATCTGACCTTCGACGAGGTCAGCTACCGCGAAATGGACTACGCCTTGGGCAAAGTCATGGGCGCCTACGAAAACCGCCTGGCGGAGCTGCGCGACGTGCTGCTGGGGGGCAAATTGGCGCGCTTCAAGCCTGATGCAGAGGCTAATTTGTACTACCCAAGTCCGTTGAACGAATCGCAGCTGGCCGCCGTGCGCCACGTGCTGGCGGCACAGGATGTGGCCATTATTCATGGTCCTCCCGGCACGGGCAAAACCACTACGCTGGTGCAGGCCATCATCGAAACCATCCGGCGCGAGCGGCGGGTGCTGGTGTGCGCACCTTCCAATACGGCCGTGGATTTGCTCACCGAAAAGCTGGCTGAGCGCGGCGTGAACGTCATTCGTATGGGCAACCCCTCGCGCGTGTCCGACTTACTGCTGGAGCACACGCTCGACGCTCAGATTATGAGTCACAAGAGCTATTCGGAGTTGAAATCGATGCGGCAAACGGCCGAGCAGTACCGCGAGATGGCCGGCAAATTCAAGCGTCATTTTGGTTGGGAAGAGCGCGAGCAGCGCCGCATGCTAAAAGAGCAGGCTCACCAGTTGTTGCAGGAGTCAGATCAACTGGAACGATACATCACCGAGGATTTGCTGGAAAAAGTGCAGGTGATTACTTGTACGCTGGTGGGCGCTGGCAACCGCGCCATCCGTCACCTCACTTACGAAACGGTCTTTATTGACGAAGCTGCCCAAGCCTTGGAGCCCGGCTGTTGGATTCCAATTACCCGCGCCAACCGCGTGGTGCTGGCCGGCGACCATTGCCAATTGCCCCCCACGGTGAAAAGTGAGCAAGCCGCCCGCGATGGTCTGCGCGAAACGCTGTTCGAGAAGTGCATTCAGCGCCAGCCCGACGTGGCCCGCATGCTGGAAGTGCAATACCGTATGCACGAGCAGATTATGGCCTTCAGCTCAGCCCAGTTCTACGACAACAAGCTCATCGCCCACCCCACCGTCCGCCACGCCGACCTACCAGACTACGACCTTCGCTTCGCCCCCGACCTGGCCGTGGAGTTCCTGGATACCGCCGGCTTTGGGTTTCAGGAAATGGGCATCGCCGAAAGCCGCTCCGTGGCCAACCCCGAAGAGGCCGACCTGCTCCTGCGTCGCCTCACCGAGCTACTGGCCGCCTACGTGCCCGAAGATCATCTGGAAGACTTGCTAACAGTGGGCGTCATTGCCCCCTACCGCTCTCAGATCAACTACCTGAAGGACAAAGTAGAGGAAACGCCGGAGCTAGCCGAAATGACTACTCACCGCCTGCTCACCGTGGGCACTGTGGATGCTTTCCAAGGTCAGGAGCGCGATATTATCTGCGTATCGATGACGCGCTCCAACTCGGCCGGCGACATTGGCTTTCTCTCCGATATCCGCCGCATGAACGTCGGCATGACCCGCGCGCGCCGCAAGCTCCTCATCGTCGGCGACTCCAGTACGTTGGGCCGCCACCCGTTCTACCGGGACTTTCTGGATTATGTGGAAAGCATTGGCGCGTATCGGACGGCTTGGGAAATGCAGTAG
- a CDS encoding SMP-30/gluconolactonase/LRE family protein, translating to MKTNLITLLLASGGLLANCQTNTTKTETSDTAAAAPADTAAATPDTIAQIGRPKLLHTLDEAHNTPDGMALAPNGTIILSVPNLANNSYPAVLMEMTDTSIQPYLTTLPPEPTTRKAAPMDLAFGPDGHLYYAENQYENDKNFKSRLMRVRVENGKPGTVETVVDNFALANAVVWKENKIYVTDSQWDMPNNDKGSAVLVFTLDELNKGVVHLKPKTMDPHVLATFTTQVNETNVDNGADGLDYDSRGDFYTGSFGDGTFYKLTMKPNGTLAKKEALKLTGDKITCVDGLVIDRATDKVYVCNSRDNAIQVINLKNNSVTTLAKNGDTNGANGLLDQPAEVLLNGKRLYVTNFDKPEKNFVNKKSDAPHTMSVIDLQ from the coding sequence ATGAAAACCAACCTCATTACCTTATTACTTGCCAGTGGAGGACTGCTGGCTAACTGCCAAACAAACACCACCAAGACCGAGACATCAGACACGGCCGCCGCTGCTCCCGCCGATACGGCCGCGGCTACTCCGGATACGATAGCGCAGATTGGCCGCCCCAAGCTGCTGCACACCCTCGACGAGGCCCACAACACTCCCGATGGGATGGCGTTGGCGCCGAATGGTACCATTATCCTCTCGGTACCCAACTTAGCCAATAACTCGTACCCGGCCGTGCTGATGGAAATGACCGACACCAGTATCCAGCCTTACTTGACAACTTTGCCCCCCGAGCCAACTACTAGGAAGGCAGCGCCCATGGACCTCGCCTTCGGACCCGATGGCCACCTGTATTACGCCGAAAACCAGTACGAAAACGACAAGAACTTCAAATCGCGGCTGATGCGGGTGCGGGTAGAAAATGGGAAGCCCGGCACCGTGGAAACGGTGGTCGATAACTTCGCGCTGGCCAATGCGGTGGTCTGGAAAGAAAATAAGATTTATGTGACCGACAGCCAGTGGGATATGCCCAACAACGACAAAGGCAGCGCCGTGCTGGTCTTTACGCTGGATGAATTAAATAAAGGCGTGGTGCACCTGAAACCCAAAACCATGGACCCGCACGTGCTGGCCACCTTCACTACCCAAGTCAACGAAACCAACGTGGATAACGGCGCCGACGGCCTCGACTACGATAGTCGCGGCGACTTCTACACCGGCTCTTTTGGCGATGGCACTTTCTATAAATTAACCATGAAGCCTAACGGCACGTTGGCCAAGAAGGAGGCCCTGAAGCTTACCGGCGACAAAATCACCTGCGTCGATGGCCTCGTCATTGACCGCGCTACCGACAAAGTCTACGTCTGCAACTCCCGTGACAACGCCATCCAGGTCATTAATCTGAAGAACAACTCCGTAACAACGTTGGCTAAAAACGGCGATACCAACGGCGCTAACGGCCTCCTCGATCAGCCCGCCGAAGTGCTACTCAATGGTAAGCGCCTGTACGTTACTAACTTCGATAAGCCGGAGAAGAACTTTGTGAATAAGAAGTCCGACGCACCGCATACGATGTCGGTTATTGATTTGCAGTAA